A genomic window from Pseudomonas argentinensis includes:
- the queA gene encoding tRNA preQ1(34) S-adenosylmethionine ribosyltransferase-isomerase QueA: protein MRVADFHFDLPDGQIARHPLAERRASRLLILDGASGALAHRQFADLLEYLRPGDLMVFNNTRVIPARLFGQKATGGKLEILIERVLDEHRVLAHVRSSKSPKPGSLLDIDGGAQAQMLARHDALFELRFEEAVLPLLERVGHMPLPPYIDRPDEDADRERYQTVYAQKAGAVAAPTAGLHFDDELLAALREKGVESAFVTLHVGAGTFQPVRVEHIEDHHMHSEWLEVGQDVVDAVQACRARGGRVVAVGTTSVRSLESAARDGELKPFSGDTDIFIYPGRPFHVVDALVTNFHLPESTLLMLVSAFAGYPETMAAYAQAVAEGYRFFSYGDAMFITRNPAPRGPEVSI, encoded by the coding sequence ATGCGCGTTGCCGACTTTCATTTCGATCTGCCTGACGGGCAGATCGCCCGTCACCCCCTTGCCGAGCGCCGTGCCAGCCGATTGCTGATTCTCGATGGCGCCAGCGGTGCACTCGCCCATCGGCAGTTCGCCGACCTGCTGGAATACCTGCGCCCCGGCGACCTGATGGTGTTCAACAACACCCGGGTGATCCCGGCGCGGCTGTTCGGGCAGAAGGCCACCGGCGGCAAGCTGGAGATTCTGATCGAGCGGGTGCTCGACGAGCACCGCGTGCTGGCGCACGTGCGTTCGAGCAAGTCGCCCAAGCCGGGTTCGCTGCTCGATATCGATGGTGGCGCCCAGGCGCAGATGCTGGCGCGTCACGATGCGTTGTTCGAGCTGCGTTTCGAGGAGGCGGTGCTGCCGCTGCTCGAGCGCGTCGGGCACATGCCGTTGCCTCCTTATATAGACAGACCCGACGAGGACGCCGACCGCGAGCGTTACCAGACCGTCTATGCACAGAAGGCCGGCGCCGTGGCAGCGCCCACGGCGGGCCTGCATTTCGATGACGAGCTCCTGGCCGCGTTGCGCGAAAAGGGTGTCGAAAGCGCCTTCGTCACCCTGCATGTTGGCGCCGGGACCTTCCAGCCGGTACGTGTCGAGCACATCGAAGATCACCACATGCACAGCGAGTGGCTCGAAGTCGGCCAGGACGTGGTCGATGCCGTGCAGGCATGTCGCGCCCGCGGCGGCCGCGTCGTGGCGGTGGGGACCACCAGCGTCCGTTCCCTGGAAAGCGCCGCCCGTGATGGCGAGCTCAAGCCCTTCAGCGGCGACACCGACATCTTCATCTACCCGGGCCGGCCCTTCCATGTGGTCGATGCCCTGGTCACCAACTTCCACCTGCCGGAGTCGACCCTGCTGATGCTGGTGTCGGCATTCGCCGGCTATCCCGAAACCATGGCGGCCTATGCCCAGGCCGTGGCCGAGGGCTATCGCTTCTTCAGTTACGGTGATGCCATGTTC